In Chryseobacterium salivictor, the DNA window TTTGCTCCCAGCTTCTTAAATTCTTTCTCAGTTAAAAGTTCTGTGGTTGAAATGCATTCTCCTGTACGCGGAAAAAATGGGAGATTCCATTTGATTTTTACGTTTCCGTGTTGATAACATAAATGTACTTTCATATTTTTTTTACTTCTAAGATACATATTTCAGAATAAATTTTTACAATGAAAATATAAATTTTGGATCTCGAACCAAAATTAGTCCAATAAGCGGAATATAATCATATTATAAACAGATTCTTCTTTTAAAGCTTTTAAACCTCAACTTTCCTCAAAAATGGAAACAACACATTCAATCCACGATCTAAATACGCAACAAACAAAAGTGCATTTTGAAGCACTTTACTATTACTTATATTAAAATATTTATCATTACTATTATTACTGGTCATCTGGACATTGTGCTGGCATTTGGGACATTTTAGCTCAGGGGTATTTTTTGAATACTTTCTTTTTATAAAAAACCTAATTACTAACCAACTACTTGAGAGTTTGCTGCCACATTCTTTCTATCAACAAATTTTTGTTTCAATAACATCATGTCTTCGCTTACTTTTTTATCCAGAATTTTAGCATAATGCTGGGTAGTTTTAATACTTTTGTGACCCAGCATTTTACTTACACTTTCAATAGAAACCCCATTAGACAAAGTAATAGTCGTTGCAAAAGTATGACGGGCAATATGATAAGTTAATTCTTTATTAATACCACATAAATCTGCTATCTCTTTCAAATAAGCGTTCATTTTTTGATTACTAAGAATAGGGAGTAGCTTTCCATTATTCACACATACAGGATGATTTTTATATTTTTCAATGATTTTTTCAGTTTGAGAAAGCAAAGGAATATTAGAGATCGTTTTAGTTTTCTGACGTTTGGTATAAATCCATTGAGATCCATCTAGTCCCAAATTGATATTGTGATAGGTGAGTTCTTTAGTATCAATATATGCTAATCCAGTGAAACAGCTGAAGAGGAAAATATCTCTTACCAATGACAATCTTTCATTTTTAAAATCTTTAGTAAAAAGCACCTCTATTTCCTTTTCATTGAGAAACATTCTTGTTACTTCATCATACTTGGATTGATAATTCATAAAAGGATCTCTTTCCATCCATCCATTTGCAAGACAAATATGAATAATCTTTCCTAAATTTTTGATATACTTAACAGCAGAATTATTGTTACAGGATTTTTCGGTTCTTAAAAACAGTTCAAAATCATTCAGAAAAGCGTAATCTATTTTCTTAATATCAATGTCTGAAATATTATACTTCCATTTCAAAAACTCTTTGGTGTGCTTTAGAGTGGTTTTATAGCGGGTTAATGTTCCAGGAGCGAACTCCTTCCCTACCAACTTTTCCATTCGGTCATTATGATCCTGAAAAACCGGAACAAGTGTTCTTGAAAGTTCACCTCTACCCAATAGCTTATTTTTAAGCGCTTCACAAGTCACTGTTTCTTTATCCCTCATCAATTCATGATAAGTATCGTAAACTTTTTGCTCAAATGTTTTTAAATAAAAATTAAGCGATTTGCTTTCTTCTGAAGAACCACTCACCTTCTGCATCGCAGAATTCCATTTCAAAGGATTTACAGTACGTTTTGTGCTGATTTCGGATATTTTACCGTCAATCGTAATTCGCAAATAAATAGGAGCTTCTCCCGCAGAATTGACTTTAGCTTTTTTTACATAGAAAAGTAAATTGAATGTCTTGTTCATTTTGATAGGTTTTAAGATTTAAAATTAACTTTAGTAAAACCTAAGCACAAGATGTTCAGTTGCTGAACTACCTCCTGAACACGCTTTATCTGATTTCCAGTGACCTATTTTAACCTGTTTGTACAGGTCACTGAATAGGTCACTTTCAGATTGTGCTTTTTTAACTCTTTTTGAACAACCATAAAACAAAAAAAGCTTTAAAACATACGTTTTAAAGCTTTTTGTACTACTTTGATAATGTAGTTGCGATCCGGACGGGATTCGAACCCGCGACCTCCGCCGTGACAGGGCGGCATTCTAACCAGCTGAACTACCGGATCATTTTTTAAAGTAATGATAAACTTTTATTAAAATTTTTATAAATAAAATGTATTTATAAAAAGCGATCCGGACGGGATTTGTACTTTTTTAGAAAAAACCCTTATCCATAAGCTTTATGCTGTTCTCTTGTTTAATAGGTCACTGAATAGGTCACTTTTATAAACAATGTAGAGAGCGTCGTTTTTACTGGTGCAAATATATAGATTTTTTTATTTGTTGCAAACAAATTATCGTTTATTAAAATTAAATTACTGTAATAATCAGATTATCAAATAACATATTTTCAAACGTTGATTTTTCTTTTAGATTGTAAATTGTAAAAACAACTACTTCAAATGGTGCCTTTTAAAAATATATTGTATTTATTTTAAATAGAACCATTGATACAAACATATCATTAATTATTGTAAAATATTATTGCATTACAAATATAAGGAAATTTTAAAAATATGTATTGCAAAAGTAAAAACAAATGATCATATAATTCTGCAAGATACTCTTCTGATTAAGCAGACAAATGTATTGCATGCATTAGAAGATAGGAAAGTTAAATATTAAGATTAGATTCTATAATAGGTGATATATAAATTTAAATGAGACGTTGAATACATTTATCTTTTCTACCGTTACCATCAATCATATTTAATTTATAATCTTTACCATCGGTTAATCCTGTATCTTTTATCATGGTAAGTAAGTTTATTTCTTTTGCCTCAATAGTTGATCCGTCCAATAATTCTTCTTTTTTAATCTTGTCTTCTTTTGAAATAGCAATAATTACTTGTCTGTTTTTTATTTTTGCAGCTTCTTTTAAAAGCATTTTTAAATCCTCTGTTGCCATAGCATGCTGTCCTGGTTCATCTAAAACCAAAATTCCTAAATGAAATTTAGCCTTTACAAGAAGAGACAAATAAAAAGCCCATTGTGCACGAATAAAATCACTTGCAGAGGACATTAGTCTTATCGGTTGAGGAATTATGCCTGGAGTATTTACGACTGGAAACAACTTGTTATTTTCTTCTGTTGAAATAAAAATTCTACCGAGAATCTCTTTTGAATATCCAAATGATTCCAAATATTTAAGAAAGGTTTTCTGAAATGCGTATGCTAATTCATTATCTTGTGCCTGATGAGATTTCAGTATTTCTCTCCTTTCTTTTATGGCTGATAAATTCTCAGCAAATTCTGTCAAATAAACTTTAAATTGATCAAATTGTACCTTTACTTTTTCCAATTTATTTAACTCAAATCGGTAATTAATCTCATCATTAATTGCAACACGAGAAGGGATTCTGGAATCATCGACAATTTCTTTATCTATGGTTTCAAGATTAATTCTCAAATCACTAATCCGCTCATTATAATAAAGCAGAGTTCTATCAAAACGTTCAAGAAGATTCTTTGCACTTTTAATGTAAGACTCATAAAGACTGCGTTCTGCTTTATAAAATGATAAGGATTTTATAGCATTTACACGCTCAACATTTTGTAATTCAATATCTGGATTTGCCGATAATGAAGAATTACAAACAGGGCAATTTTTTACAGAACCTACATGAAACGTTTCTAAATGATTAATTTTTTGCAAACCTTCCAATACTTCAATCTCTCTTTTAAGCTGTTCTAAAGTGGATTCATACTTTGAAATTTTAGTTTGTTCATTTATTTTTTCCTTCTGGAGAGTATTTATCTCTTCGTTAAGAAATTTTAAATCGGTTCTTAGTTGTATTTGTCTTTGTAGTAACAGGCTATTGCTTTCTTTTAAATCTGTATTAACACTATTTTTTTTCTGCAATTCATCAAAGACAGTTTTTGTATACAATATCACTTGTTCTAAACTCTCGTATTTATCATTTAATGCTCTCGTATTAATTGTTAATTTACTTATCTTTTTTGGTGTCAAATCTGTTGTAAAGATTCTGGGCAAGTTTGGAGTCGAGAAATTATTATAAGCTAATAGTGACTGAAAATTGTCAACTGAATTTGACCAGTAGGTTTTAATTTCTTTTTCCTCTTCTTTTAGTTTATCGAGTTCAAATTCTTCTACAAGACCACTTAACCCCAAAGTAAATTCCACAATCTTTTGCTTTGCTTTTTTTGTGCCAAATATTGGCACTTGTGCAAAAAAGTCGGACCACCCTTTGGTTTGTTCTACGAAAGAACTAGCGAAGATTTGCTGTAAGTACAATATTTTCTGCACTCCGCTTTCACTTTCAAAAACAGGTATATCTATTCCTGAAAAATCAGATAACCAGCGATAAAAGCCACTCTCATGATCACTATCTCCTTTTGCATGAATGAACTTCTCCTCAAAATCACCATCATTTACCTGAACAAAAAGAATGTTAGCATCTTCTCCATAATTTGACTTAATTGAACGTTTTACAATGGCAAAGTCCTTTTTTTCATTGTATAAATGGAGCTCTGCATGAGACTCATCAACTGAAATAGTATTATTCTCATACTTGAAACTACTCTTTAAGCATTCTTTCAAACCATCAGAGTTACCGGTTGCAGCTAACTGTTCCATACCTAGACAGTAATATATGCAGGACAATATAGTAGATTTACCACTGGAATTATCACCAGATATAATATTTAAACCAGCACTAAAATCATATTTAAAACCATATCGTATTTTCTGCTTATCAAGTACTATTGCTTCGATACTTTGGATATTAATCATATTCTACCAGATTAGACGTTGATTTTTAAGTTCATTATTACTCACAGCTTTTGACCAAATTTTTATATCAGAAGAAAGATCCGGCAATATTTTTTCCCTTTCAATTTTTTCTATTAATGCTGAACCTTCTGTTGTTAAACTAAAACTGATTATACTATTAGTTTCTTTAATATCAAGAAAACCTTTCTCAAATGCTATTATTACCATTTTTCGCATTCCATCGGATATATGCCAGGGAGAAGAGAGCAATGTTGATAATTTAGATACATTCAAATTTTTTTTAACTGCATCCAAAATGAATGCAATTTTCTTTAACTGCACAGATAGGGTTTTTCCACCAATTGAATAGTGTAATACAAGAAGAATCATGATAACACTCACGTCATCATTTTCCCAGTATTTTTCAAAAACTTTGATTTTATTCCCTTTAATTTTTAATCTTTCATTCATTTTCTAAAAAACTTAAGCTACAATTCGCAATCCAGTCGCTAATTCCATAATTTGCTAAAATCTTAATATCATCAATACCAAGAATACCTTCAAGACATGATAAAAGATATTCTTCATATGTTTCTTTTATTTTCTTAATACCAGCATTAGCTTCTTGTCTGTTATTAGCAACTATTTCCAAATCTTCCAAAGCATAAGCATTATATGCTTTTGTATACTGGTTAAATATAGTTTCATGCTTTTTTAACTCTGTTGACAAAAATGTTTTGCCAATTATAAGCTTTCTAATAGTATTTTTTCTCATTAGATCTAAACGATCATCACTATAAGCCTTTGCTAATTTCGTATTGATATATTCCAGTTGAGGCTTGTTGATTTCATCCTCAGTCCATTTTGAAATTGCTTCATCATCGGTTTGATCAAAAATCGCATTTATTGAACTTGCTAACAATTTTTTTTCAAGATCAAGTTGACTTGCCGCTCGTATATTAAAATTAAGATTATTCAAAGCCGAAACACTGGTAAATTTTAGCTGACCATCATTACCTTTATTTGGAATATCAGTCATTACACCAAAGCAAATTAGTTCATGATGATTATCTAAAAAAAGACCGGTACCGGACCACCCTCCTAACCAATCACTACCCGATTTATAATCGTTATTCATCAGTAATGCTTTTTCAATTGTACAAAAAAACTTAAAATCGCTTTCTGTACATAATGAATTAAACTGTAGATGTCTCTGAGTGACTACTGTTTTACTTTGCTCATATTTCGCTCGAAAAGTGAATGAATGAGCAGGATTTATTGGTATTGTATAAAATTCAGGACAATGAAATGACTTAAGATCAGAACCGCATTCCAACTTAAGGATTACTATATCATGAGCTTTAGCAAAGTTCATATCACAAATACATTCCTTAATATCATGCTTTATTCCGAGATGATCTTCAACTTTCCAAAAATCAGGATCAAATACCTGATCAAAATTTTTCCCATAAATATTATGACCCGCCGTCAAACATAAAAATTCACCATCAAGTGGAAATATTACTGAACATCCCACAAAACTGCCATTTTTAATCAAAAGACCGGTTGTCTTATTCAAATGTTCCATCATCTTTCTTTTTGACAATTTCTAATTGATCAATCTCTTTAAATTCAATATTAAAACGTTCATCTTCAGAAAGCAATTTATCTATATCTAAAGAATAATTTGAGTAAATGACTATAGGCTTATCTCTGGAGGAACGACCATATTCTGATATTAAAATTAGGGTCTCTCGCGAAGGATGATAATACGGTCCGCTGCTATCAGTCGAAATCAGATAGTCAGAACAATCGATGATCTCAAGGAGTCGTTTGGTCGTATTATATTTTGCACCGTGATGGCTTATCTTCAACATTTCCAAAGGTAATTTATTATCGGGGGTGTAACCTTGATCAGAAAGCTCATCCGCAACAAGATCAGGATTAGAATCACCCATAAAAAGTATATTCGCATCGTTAAAGCTCAACACAAATGCAATTGAGGATGAATTTAATAGGTCTTTGTTCCACTGATGTGGCTGGGGAGCGTTATTTAAGATATCATCTTTTGATCGATTGTTTGAAATACCTTTCGCACTGACCTTATCATTGTCCTCAAGTTTTTTATCAAGATAATTTTGATATATTTCTCTAGCAGTCCATTCCTCAATTAGCTTTTTAAGAACCTCGCTAGTCGGAGATAAAATCTTTAATTGCAACCCATTTAGATGTAATATATTGTCTTCATATTGGTATAAGAATAAAGGACGAGGGGTAATTCCTGTTTCTTTTAGCAACTCTTCTAGATTAATCCCATGCTCTATACCGACTTTATCCGACTGTTCAGGAGTGATTAAAAGCTGTGGTGTATTCATATAAAATCCTACTGACGGATTTATTGGCTGCTGATCATCATTTAACCATTTAAAGATACCACCAATATGATCATAATCTACATGTGTAATCACAATGCTATCATTCTCGGTAAAATCTCTAACTAATGGCCCAAAGAAACGATAAGTACCTTCGATTCCCGAGTCAATTAGTAATCGATGTGTCTGACCTTTTTCCCAAGTGAGTAAGAAACAATCTCCCTTCCCGGCTTTAAAGCATCTTAAATTAAGCATCTAAGTATATAATTTTTTGCTTATTAGTATTATAACAAGCATATAGTTATTAATTTTAACGAAAAATACAAAAATCTTTTAAACAATGGATAAATATTTACGCACACAGTTAAGGATTAGCACAAATCAAAGTTAATTTTTAGATTTAAGTAAAAGTAACAAGTAGTATTCAAAAAAATTTACGGTAAACCGTAAGTAACATTTCAAGATAAAAAAAGGCAACATTACAATCGACATTTACAACCAAATTGTTTTCAAATTTTTGCTTTCTTAAATTCTATTTATACTGAAGTAATTCTTCTCGTAGCATATAGGCTTTGGGAGAACTTCTTTTGACTAGAAAATCTAAAATAAATAGAAAGTCAGCTAAAATATTTTTATCTCTTTTTATTTTACCACCATATCTATAAAAAGCTTTCTCAACGAATTTTTCTAAAATATTGTTCTCGACCTGCTCAGCATTTTGGCTCTGCAGCATCGGCACAATCCATGATATTGAGTCAGGCATAAAATTATGAAATGCAATGCCGCTTAAAAATTTAATAGATGAGTTAATTCTGTTGAATCCTAAAGTAGTTATAAAATCTTTGAAATATAAACTTCTACCATCCAATACTGACCATTTGTCAGAGCTCTCCACCCAATCAATATCAAAAAGAAAAACTGGTAAAAATCTTGCATTATTATTGCTAATCATCCAATCTTCAAGAAATTCCCAAAATATCCAGAAATTTTCGAGTTGAATTCTACCTATTGCTGCTCTAATAAACTCTTCAACTAACTTATATATAAATTTTAAATAATCATCGGGAATACTTTTTTCAGGTGTTTCTATACTTGAATCAAGTATTTCTTTTAAAAGAGGTAATGAAACTTCTGTAGGCTGATTCAGTAGATATCGTGGATAAAAAAAAGTGAATGCGTGCCTACTTTCATAAAAATCCAGCATACTTGATTTGGGATTATTTAGAAAATTAACGTGTAGTGTCAGGACATCCTGAATGAATTTGTGATGAACAGGAAGAGCTGTATTCCACGAGATGATCCGGAGCATATCATCCAAGTACCACTGAGTGTTCACGTCCAATGAAACGATAATTTCATCAGGAGCGCTTATACTTCCATTGATAACAGATGCAATTAAGACTTCCGACCAATTGTCTTCTTCCGATTTACGAAGGTCACTAGCACTTAATTTTCCCTGATGATATAGCATTCGCTTTCTTTCGCTTTCTTTATCTTGTGCTTTTAGAATTTTGATAGCTTCCGCTAATCCATACCAACAACTTAATACGAACGCTGGCTCGACTAATGCTAGATCATTTACAACTGCATGTTGCAATGCAATTCGCTCTCTTTCATCCAAACCTTTTAAAAGCAGACCGAAAATTAATTCCTTAACCTTCAGTTTTAAATATGGCACAATATCAACCTTAAAAATATAGCATAATCCTTTTAAAGGAGGTATATTATCCAATAAATCAAAGTTAATAGGGTATGGATCTATTTTAGATAATTTTTTTTCTTCTAAATTGATGATAGTTTCACAACACCATACAATTTCTTCAGTTTGAAGCTGATCAGTAAAATCACGAAGAGCAATAGATGCCATAACACCTGGGGCAACCATTATTTCCCGTTCACCATCTAGTTTCAAAATAAATTCATAACCTTTTTTCCAAGTTTCATAATTATAATCAGCAACCTCTTTATAGTCGAAAGCATTTCTTGCCCAAGTCGTATTAGCTGTTGGAATTGTATAATTTGTCCCGCTTTCTACTAAATTTCTAATTGTATCATCATATCCGGGAACTATCTGAACATAATTTCCGTTTTGATCGAAATGTTTAAATTCATATTTTCTGGCATCCATATCAAATAAAAATTTTTTAAAAAGCCAATCATCTTCCTTAACATTCTCCCACATTTTGTCAACCTGTTTATATAAAAGTTCATTAAAATCTCTTTGATAAAACATATAATCAGCAACAAATCCAACTAGGCCGATATAGTATTTGTTGCGATGAATCCTGCCGTTTGATGCAATACGTTCTTTTCTTTCAAATTCATTGTCATTATAAACATGGTTTCTTATCATATCCGAAGTAGACCGTGTAGAATCCCATTTAAAAAACAATTGAACTCCTAACATTGAAACAGAAGTTTCATCAACCAAATTGGGGAATGCCTGTAAGATACTAGAGACCACTCCTAAAACAGCAACATTATTAGACTCTCTTATCAGCCTGCCTAAAAATGTGCGAGCAATTGTAAAATCTTTCCTATCTCCAATCTCTAATAAAGTTTTTTCAAGGGCCATCAGCGATGATATTAAAACCTTATCATAAATTGAAAATCCTCGATACATAGACCAATACTCATAATTTCCATAGTATCTAACAGACGATCCATCTTCAAAAACAATATTAATACATTCCACCTCTCTCTTGTTTAGAGATAAAAGGATTTCATAATTTTTTTCAAAAGCAGTATTTAAAAAGTAAATAAGGAAATCAAGAGCTTTTTCACCGTGATACAAAAACATCCAATAAAAAAAAGTCTGATAACCAGATGGTAATCCATAATCATATTCTAAATCTTTGTTTAAACCAAAATCATTTACTTTAGGTTCCCGAATCAGCATACTATTAATACTTCCCGGTGTATATTTTTCTTCTTTTTTAGCCCAGTCTTCGGTAGCTATTTGAATAACTTCTTCAGGGAAAAAGCGACAAATTTGATCCGAAATTACACCTCCGGTAATATAAGCTCTTATTTCCCGTAAAAATGCAGGATCAGTCCATCTTTCATTGCCTGTCTCAGGACTCATGCAAGCTTGAATTATGGAAGCAATAAGTTCCTTGTCAGCTTCCGTCAATTTAAAAAGAATTTCAATATATTTTTTTAAGTATTCAGAAGATCTCCTACCCAATCTCCTTTGAACTGAACGAGCCTGCAGCCTAAAAATAAAATCTTCCAACAAAAAAGCAGCACTTTTTGCACCGGCTGGAAGTATGCCTTGGTTAAATTCAGGGAGCTGTTTTGACCATGATTCAATAAGACTCAAATGTTTTAATTCAAAATTTTGAAGTTTAATTTCATTAATATTCGTTTTAATAAAATCAATTATATAATCCCATCCGGAACCAACTGGCAGAAGATCACTAAAATTTCTTTTTTTAGGATCTATTTTTTTACAACCCGTTTGTAATAAATAGATTATGCGATCCAGCAATTTTGCTCCATCTTCAAGAAGCTGTACTTTTAAACTATCCAAAAGTACTTTCGAATGATTTGATCTAAGCGAAACAATCAGTAACTCATCTTTCCATGACGGGAACAAAGTATCATCACTTAAAAGCTCGTGCATAAAATATACGGATGCCTCCGGTTCATATTCATAAAACTCTTCCATCCATAATCTGAATGCCCTTCTCATGGCTGGAGTATTTTCTATTGAAAGTAAAAAATCTTTTGAGTTCGGAATCTCTGATTTTTGATGTCTTATAAATCTGATCAGTGCCCAATCTTCCAATATATCGTGAGATGGACTATAAGCATTAGCATCGGACATATCATCCAACTGTAGAATATTATCTTTAACAAGATCAGTGGTAACAGTGTCATCGCCCTCATATGTTGTAAAAAGAGACATTTCTCTAGATCTTTTAAGACAAATCTCATAGAAAACAGTTCCGCGTCTTGTTTGATTATTTTCGACAATATGTTGCCACATCAATTTTTTAAATTTTAATTCGTCTAGTTGTCGTTCATTTAATAATTGCGGCATGATGCGGACTGCCTTATCCAAGTAATATGGAGTATGTAATAAGCTCTTAACTTTAGGGTTTTCCAATAAAGAACTAATTTCAGGTATATTTTCACAAATAAGTTCCATTTCCTGATCATTAAACTCGTTCACTTGAAAATAAGAAGTAGTTTCAGGAAGCTCATAATAATAATTGATCCTGAATTTTTGCAAGAGGTAATCTCTAATGGTTAAGATTACAGTTATATTAGGGTTTTTCGATACCAGTTCAAGCAATTCATTAAATGCTCCTGAAATGTCGGATTCTACAATCTTTTCGAAACTCTCAATCCAAATCAGAAAATACTTATTTGATAGAGGACTTAATAATAATTGCTGAATACCCACTTTACATCTAGAATTTTCTAGAGCTTCGCTTAGTGTATCACAATAAAGATTCTCCGGTGTAAAAGTTAAAATTGTGTGATCTCCTGTTGCCTTTAAATGTGCAACAGTTGATTTCGTTAATGCAGATTTTCCAACCCCAGGATTTCCATGAACCACTACAATATTATTATCTTTAATTAACTTCAATAAACCTTTATTGTCACGAGGAACGTTATAATCACCAATTTTTTCACGTGTTCTTGCATTGACTGTTTTTTCATTCTTTTGTATTTCCTCAAAACTGGTAAGAACTTCCTGATTCGTTTCCGGATATATACTTTCAATTGGGCTGAATTTAGGCGGAATTATTTTGTTGTAAGCCAAAATTTTTGTTACTGTAAAAACACCACTATCTTCGTAAGTGTGAACAATTCCTGTGAAATAAATATTACCATATAAAAGTGAATAAGCGCCACTCCCAGATATACCTTCAACATTTTCAAGTGCCTGCTGATAATAAGTATCCATAGGATTTTCAGCCTGTAAAAGAAATCTACTAGTATTACTTTTATCATCTTCTATAAATTTCATTCGAAATGGGCGATCAGCTTCTTGATTATTAAAATTAGCAAATCCACGAATATGATAATTAAGAATTGAATCCTCTGTGTCAATCACCTGGCAAAAAAATTGTTTACCGGTAAGGGGAATAATATCCTTTTTTAAAAGAATTAACAATGCAATATCTTCTTCATTTTCTGAAACCTTCACGATATCAGTTTCAGTCAAATTATAGGAATGAAATGTCGATGTCTCCTCATTAAAGATCTTTTCAAGTTTAATATCTGTAGTAGTAAATTCTTTATTGAAATCCTTTCCCTTCAGACAGTGTTTGGCAGTCATTACGTAGACATAGTCTAAATCGGGATCGGGGAAATATATAACAGCTGTTCCGACTTCACCATTACAGATAATTTTAATTGTTGCAAGTTGCGGTATATTTTGCTTCATATTATTCAGTTATAGGTAAATAAGCAAGAATTTCACTTTCTAATCCCAGCTGCGAATAGCTGCAATTAAAATTATAATTTTCCAATGCATCGTTATCAACATCAAACATTTCCCTCAGTTCTTGGGTATCACAAGCAAAATGAATATTTATGATTTCGGAATCTCTTTTATCATTAGTAATTACCCGAACAATTGCCTCCTTATCCGGATGCCGGTTATGAATACCATTGCCTGTTATAACATAAGAATTAGTTTGAACAATTTCTAATAATTCAGGACTTGTATTTGCTTTACTGCCATGATGCGACAACTGCATAAACTGAGCTTTTACAGGATTATCTTTTGAGAAACCTAGAGTCTTAAGGCTGTCAACGATATCTGAAGGATGGCTGTCAGCAAGCAACAGTACGTTTACTTCACCGAATTGAGCAAGAACAGCAATGGAACTGCCATTAATAGGATTTGTATCAGTATTAAATTTAATACCTCTTAGTTCATCTATGCTCTTTTTGTGATCAGACTGAATTTCAGTTCTGCCAACTTTTCCATTACTTTCTTCTTTTTTCCATAGTTCAGTCGCAACAGCTTCCTTCTCTGGTGTAGGTGAGAGAATAGTTATTTTTAAACCATAACATTCAAGAGGATTGGTTATCGTATTTATTGGCACTGTGGTAAGAAGATTATGCTTAGCCAGAAAATCTCTAAGGATAATACCATCTCCGACCGAAATTTTGCCATTAGATTCTTTTATTATTTCAGGTGAATGATTGAATAAAAAATTCTTCACGACATTTTGTTTATTGTCAATTCTTTTATCGGCGACAAAACCTTTTACAGCACCTATATGATCACGATCTATATGGCTAATTATCCAATTTTCAATCTGTTCACCTAAAGTTAGAATTTCTTTAATTAATGGGGCAAAGGAATTTTTATATTCTCTACCATATCCACCATCAATAAGTATATTATGCCAATTGGAATCATTTCCTAAAAAACGAATAAAAATTGCATCTCCACCGCCTATGTCAAAAAAATGAAAACTAATTTGATGTGTTTTTTGAGTCATAAAATAATGATTATTTATATTTCTTTCTTTTTCCTAAAAGTTATTTAAATTAGGAAGGAATTTATGCATTACTTAAATAAAAATCCATTTGTAATCTTCCCCAAAAATAGGATCATTTAAAAATATAGTTTTTAAATTTGAAAGACTATGAAAAACAGTAAATTTTCAGAAGTTCAGATCATCAAGATATTATCTGAACAAAATCAGGGAAAAACGGTAAATGA includes these proteins:
- a CDS encoding NACHT domain-containing protein, encoding MKQNIPQLATIKIICNGEVGTAVIYFPDPDLDYVYVMTAKHCLKGKDFNKEFTTTDIKLEKIFNEETSTFHSYNLTETDIVKVSENEEDIALLILLKKDIIPLTGKQFFCQVIDTEDSILNYHIRGFANFNNQEADRPFRMKFIEDDKSNTSRFLLQAENPMDTYYQQALENVEGISGSGAYSLLYGNIYFTGIVHTYEDSGVFTVTKILAYNKIIPPKFSPIESIYPETNQEVLTSFEEIQKNEKTVNARTREKIGDYNVPRDNKGLLKLIKDNNIVVVHGNPGVGKSALTKSTVAHLKATGDHTILTFTPENLYCDTLSEALENSRCKVGIQQLLLSPLSNKYFLIWIESFEKIVESDISGAFNELLELVSKNPNITVILTIRDYLLQKFRINYYYELPETTSYFQVNEFNDQEMELICENIPEISSLLENPKVKSLLHTPYYLDKAVRIMPQLLNERQLDELKFKKLMWQHIVENNQTRRGTVFYEICLKRSREMSLFTTYEGDDTVTTDLVKDNILQLDDMSDANAYSPSHDILEDWALIRFIRHQKSEIPNSKDFLLSIENTPAMRRAFRLWMEEFYEYEPEASVYFMHELLSDDTLFPSWKDELLIVSLRSNHSKVLLDSLKVQLLEDGAKLLDRIIYLLQTGCKKIDPKKRNFSDLLPVGSGWDYIIDFIKTNINEIKLQNFELKHLSLIESWSKQLPEFNQGILPAGAKSAAFLLEDFIFRLQARSVQRRLGRRSSEYLKKYIEILFKLTEADKELIASIIQACMSPETGNERWTDPAFLREIRAYITGGVISDQICRFFPEEVIQIATEDWAKKEEKYTPGSINSMLIREPKVNDFGLNKDLEYDYGLPSGYQTFFYWMFLYHGEKALDFLIYFLNTAFEKNYEILLSLNKREVECINIVFEDGSSVRYYGNYEYWSMYRGFSIYDKVLISSLMALEKTLLEIGDRKDFTIARTFLGRLIRESNNVAVLGVVSSILQAFPNLVDETSVSMLGVQLFFKWDSTRSTSDMIRNHVYNDNEFERKERIASNGRIHRNKYYIGLVGFVADYMFYQRDFNELLYKQVDKMWENVKEDDWLFKKFLFDMDARKYEFKHFDQNGNYVQIVPGYDDTIRNLVESGTNYTIPTANTTWARNAFDYKEVADYNYETWKKGYEFILKLDGEREIMVAPGVMASIALRDFTDQLQTEEIVWCCETIINLEEKKLSKIDPYPINFDLLDNIPPLKGLCYIFKVDIVPYLKLKVKELIFGLLLKGLDERERIALQHAVVNDLALVEPAFVLSCWYGLAEAIKILKAQDKESERKRMLYHQGKLSASDLRKSEEDNWSEVLIASVINGSISAPDEIIVSLDVNTQWYLDDMLRIISWNTALPVHHKFIQDVLTLHVNFLNNPKSSMLDFYESRHAFTFFYPRYLLNQPTEVSLPLLKEILDSSIETPEKSIPDDYLKFIYKLVEEFIRAAIGRIQLENFWIFWEFLEDWMISNNNARFLPVFLFDIDWVESSDKWSVLDGRSLYFKDFITTLGFNRINSSIKFLSGIAFHNFMPDSISWIVPMLQSQNAEQVENNILEKFVEKAFYRYGGKIKRDKNILADFLFILDFLVKRSSPKAYMLREELLQYK
- a CDS encoding ComEC/Rec2 family competence protein; its protein translation is MTQKTHQISFHFFDIGGGDAIFIRFLGNDSNWHNILIDGGYGREYKNSFAPLIKEILTLGEQIENWIISHIDRDHIGAVKGFVADKRIDNKQNVVKNFLFNHSPEIIKESNGKISVGDGIILRDFLAKHNLLTTVPINTITNPLECYGLKITILSPTPEKEAVATELWKKEESNGKVGRTEIQSDHKKSIDELRGIKFNTDTNPINGSSIAVLAQFGEVNVLLLADSHPSDIVDSLKTLGFSKDNPVKAQFMQLSHHGSKANTSPELLEIVQTNSYVITGNGIHNRHPDKEAIVRVITNDKRDSEIINIHFACDTQELREMFDVDNDALENYNFNCSYSQLGLESEILAYLPITE